From a region of the Bdellovibrio sp. BCCA genome:
- a CDS encoding helix-turn-helix domain-containing protein, producing MKRRPSIFSYPIVLKQTQGYLAVTCPDLQVTIVEPFPKDGKISSAFLMRIAVCVGKAWAKMNEELKRIEGSNGDYPKASFIRHATSKDSDWVSVPMLAKLSGDSENTIRRAIDRGDFYAEKSPGGHRSLPALEAKRYLKELHDYDWDPYDQAADHHIANEKSPTS from the coding sequence ATGAAAAGAAGGCCTTCAATTTTCTCTTACCCTATCGTCTTAAAACAAACCCAAGGATACTTGGCTGTCACCTGCCCTGATCTTCAGGTCACTATCGTTGAACCGTTCCCTAAAGATGGGAAAATTTCCTCCGCATTTCTAATGCGAATTGCAGTATGCGTAGGCAAAGCCTGGGCAAAAATGAATGAGGAACTAAAGAGAATCGAAGGCTCCAACGGAGATTATCCGAAGGCATCATTTATTAGGCACGCAACCTCGAAGGATAGTGATTGGGTTTCTGTACCTATGCTAGCAAAGCTTTCCGGAGACTCAGAAAACACAATAAGAAGAGCTATTGATAGAGGTGATTTTTATGCTGAGAAAAGCCCCGGTGGACACCGCTCACTCCCCGCCTTAGAAGCAAAACGATATTTAAAAGAATTGCACGATTATGACTGGGATCCTTACGATCAAGCCGCTGATCACCATATTGCCAACGAAAAGAGTCCCACAAGCTAA
- a CDS encoding ParA family protein has protein sequence MAIVIGITHTKGGTGKSTTAVNMSAGLAKKNKKVLLIDFDQQGTTSKFFGVHSDPEQNDTVLNLIESARYNPKNAILGVSDNLHLIPNHPFLNGYEPALINRENVNFFLKRQIDGLRDLFDYIIIDTAGADSYLFLHMVLRAVDDIIIPSKATNADLGELSVIYKNIALAMDDNPALVQPKLLLTQTISVSKKQKELIQEIASNQGVASKLFKQTIRNTASLANMRFKSFLGEDIGFVGGDVFSSDPGSPGAQDYEKFVAELMEMQA, from the coding sequence ATGGCAATAGTAATTGGAATCACTCACACTAAGGGCGGAACTGGTAAATCCACAACTGCCGTTAACATGTCCGCTGGTCTAGCAAAGAAAAATAAAAAAGTTCTACTGATCGACTTTGACCAGCAGGGGACAACCAGTAAGTTTTTCGGAGTTCACTCCGATCCTGAACAAAACGACACTGTACTTAATCTTATAGAATCTGCTCGATACAATCCGAAGAACGCTATTCTTGGAGTTTCCGATAATCTTCATTTAATTCCAAATCACCCTTTTTTAAACGGATACGAGCCCGCATTAATTAATAGAGAAAATGTAAATTTCTTTCTGAAAAGGCAAATTGACGGTCTTCGTGATCTCTTCGATTACATCATTATTGATACCGCAGGGGCCGACTCGTATTTGTTCCTTCATATGGTGCTTAGAGCAGTTGATGATATTATCATTCCAAGCAAAGCGACAAATGCTGATCTTGGGGAGTTGTCAGTAATTTACAAAAATATCGCCTTAGCGATGGATGATAACCCAGCTTTAGTCCAGCCGAAGCTCCTTCTTACTCAGACTATTTCAGTTTCAAAAAAGCAGAAGGAACTTATTCAGGAAATCGCATCCAACCAGGGCGTTGCAAGCAAGTTGTTTAAGCAAACTATAAGAAATACAGCATCATTGGCCAACATGAGATTCAAGTCGTTCCTTGGTGAAGATATTGGTTTCGTGGGTGGAGATGTGTTTAGTTCAGATCCCGGAAGTCCTGGGGCGCAAGACTACGAAAAGTTCGTTGCCGAGCTTATGGAGATGCAAGCATGA
- a CDS encoding AAA family ATPase — MSAILKQSTAYDDDHLDLIAFLDSKIKGQSDAKTRAALALKLHIMNCLDEDYSKKKINTIIVGPTGSGKTEIAEALASYIGIPFVHVDCSRLSSAGFKGNSIEDAIKIATAHFEDIHELGRGVLFLDEIDKLCLSVGDVSANEKIQFELLRIIEGTIVPTEAGKLNTKNMMVIAAGSFQFVKDAEQESSGRTIGIQMVEAEKKVSGYQRDFLMNSGLKKELLGRLHNLIELTPLSIRDMFEIIKTRELKSLLDQFSFLNFDIRFSDDELMTISEDVIKLELGARGARSILYSRIIERLNSPTTPRDLVDHESQEDELLLNKFKLSNVANKKIEIKKGKVFIREGEKLKSIYLIARGQVAVFAKGAIHNYMNQGTCVGGKSAFSGVSSACSIKATEDTIVYEFNAEDIRNSLTYSEFCEMILQITCSKKNLSERIKKAAKNKKRKAA; from the coding sequence ATGTCTGCTATTTTGAAACAAAGTACAGCATATGACGACGATCACTTAGATTTGATCGCGTTCCTTGATAGTAAAATCAAGGGTCAAAGCGACGCTAAGACTCGCGCTGCGCTTGCATTGAAATTGCACATCATGAATTGTCTTGATGAAGACTATTCCAAAAAGAAAATAAATACCATCATAGTTGGACCAACAGGATCCGGAAAAACTGAGATTGCTGAAGCTTTAGCTTCCTATATCGGCATTCCATTTGTTCACGTAGATTGTTCCAGGCTTTCATCTGCTGGATTTAAAGGTAATTCCATCGAAGACGCGATCAAAATTGCCACAGCTCATTTTGAAGACATTCATGAGCTTGGACGAGGCGTTCTCTTTCTTGATGAAATCGACAAACTTTGTCTTTCTGTTGGTGACGTATCAGCGAATGAAAAGATCCAATTTGAGTTACTAAGAATCATCGAAGGAACAATAGTTCCCACTGAAGCCGGAAAGCTCAATACTAAAAACATGATGGTTATCGCTGCCGGATCATTTCAATTCGTAAAAGATGCAGAGCAAGAATCCTCCGGTCGAACAATTGGCATCCAGATGGTGGAGGCCGAAAAGAAAGTTTCTGGATATCAAAGAGATTTTTTGATGAATAGCGGACTGAAGAAAGAACTTCTTGGCAGACTCCATAATTTAATTGAACTCACTCCACTGTCGATTCGCGACATGTTCGAAATCATTAAAACTAGAGAGTTGAAATCTCTCCTAGATCAGTTTTCATTTTTGAACTTTGATATCCGCTTTTCGGATGATGAACTCATGACAATTTCGGAAGACGTCATTAAACTTGAATTGGGCGCAAGGGGTGCACGATCTATATTATATTCTCGAATAATAGAGCGCCTAAATTCTCCAACCACCCCGAGAGACTTAGTTGACCATGAATCACAAGAAGATGAATTGCTCCTAAATAAGTTTAAGCTCAGCAATGTGGCAAACAAAAAGATAGAAATCAAAAAAGGTAAGGTTTTTATCCGTGAGGGTGAAAAGCTGAAATCAATCTACTTGATTGCTCGTGGTCAAGTTGCAGTATTTGCTAAAGGTGCTATTCACAACTACATGAATCAAGGAACTTGCGTTGGTGGCAAGTCCGCATTTTCTGGTGTTTCATCTGCCTGCTCCATAAAAGCAACCGAAGACACTATCGTTTATGAATTCAATGCAGAGGATATCCGCAACTCACTTACTTACTCTGAGTTCTGTGAAATGATCCTTCAAATTACTTGCTCAAAGAAGAACTTGAGTGAGCGAATTAAAAAAGCAGCCAAGAATAAGAAAAGAAAAGCTGCCTAA
- a CDS encoding restriction endonuclease: MQRLISMILGPIFLLILSYWAIQASSAFALRDILALSKANANGALWSIATAYFIVLPMHEALKVLFNAYLGKYFGKKTFGFTNLIIAIIGLSLTWAVAKYIGVGPMVATAMVFTTALASLTLGMSDIVILNLIPKVISWTITNSRLNGARKALLEKCEGIIGERQAKYDNVAKGVALERLAADLYRSMGNKVYEQKDLKDILPRFGDQGLDLVIEKDNKHYIIQCKNFKKPITNKQVQELCGAMQYYKRNFNIVGGVLITTSTFKKSATDLAEQAGIQLVDMQSFSAMLRRYNVA; encoded by the coding sequence ATGCAACGACTAATTTCTATGATCCTAGGACCCATTTTCTTATTAATTCTCTCATATTGGGCGATCCAGGCATCGTCAGCATTTGCTCTTCGCGATATCCTAGCGTTGTCAAAGGCTAACGCCAATGGCGCATTGTGGTCCATTGCGACGGCATATTTCATCGTCTTACCGATGCATGAAGCTCTGAAGGTTTTATTTAATGCTTACTTGGGAAAATACTTCGGTAAGAAAACTTTTGGTTTCACAAATCTGATCATCGCAATCATTGGACTTTCCTTAACCTGGGCGGTTGCGAAATATATCGGCGTTGGCCCTATGGTAGCAACAGCGATGGTATTCACCACAGCCCTTGCCTCATTAACACTCGGAATGAGTGATATCGTCATTTTAAACCTAATCCCTAAAGTAATTTCTTGGACAATCACAAATTCTCGCCTAAATGGCGCCAGGAAGGCCTTGCTTGAGAAATGCGAAGGGATTATTGGTGAACGCCAGGCAAAGTATGACAACGTCGCTAAGGGCGTTGCTCTTGAGCGTCTGGCAGCGGACCTGTATCGCAGCATGGGCAATAAGGTTTATGAGCAGAAAGACCTGAAGGACATTCTTCCACGATTTGGCGATCAGGGCTTGGATCTCGTAATTGAAAAAGACAATAAGCACTATATCATTCAGTGCAAAAACTTTAAGAAACCCATTACTAACAAACAGGTTCAAGAGCTTTGCGGAGCCATGCAATACTACAAAAGGAACTTCAATATTGTTGGTGGTGTGTTGATCACGACCTCGACCTTTAAGAAATCGGCAACTGATCTTGCTGAACAAGCTGGTATTCAGTTGGTCGATATGCAATCGTTCAGCGCAATGCTGAGACGATATAATGTGGCATAG
- a CDS encoding tyrosine-type recombinase/integrase, whose amino-acid sequence MDKIDSSTTSLSTTDYAHSFQRENLLIKLWINSFPSKNTQDVYSRYLKLFTITMKVQSLRDVRTSHINVYLRMMLATKSQKTVSLYKAVLGSAFSYLESVDYIQVNPIAKAMKVSVPKNGIYKIFSVENSKQIIDAAHAQDKAMMIFLYFTMARISELINLTMADIIVDTNWATIKIRGKGGKLRRVKIPIEVYCKAMDALYEERSKISNGVINPNDPLFISSRHTKLSRSQTWRRYKGVIKAAGLPSQIAPHWSRHSAVTHVLKRGASLKATSEMAGHESIEVTAWYQNIDDETPPSSYLSAGISD is encoded by the coding sequence ATGGATAAAATTGATAGCTCAACAACTAGCTTGTCGACGACCGACTACGCCCATTCCTTTCAGCGTGAAAATCTGCTGATAAAGCTATGGATAAATAGTTTCCCTTCTAAAAACACCCAAGACGTATACTCGCGGTATTTAAAGCTGTTCACTATTACGATGAAGGTCCAGTCACTCCGAGATGTGCGAACTTCTCACATAAACGTGTATTTAAGAATGATGCTTGCTACAAAGTCACAAAAGACAGTTTCTCTGTACAAGGCAGTTCTTGGGTCCGCTTTCTCATACCTAGAAAGTGTCGATTACATACAAGTGAACCCTATCGCTAAGGCAATGAAAGTTTCCGTGCCAAAAAATGGAATTTATAAGATCTTTTCCGTTGAAAATTCCAAGCAGATTATAGATGCAGCTCACGCCCAAGATAAAGCCATGATGATATTTCTGTATTTTACGATGGCGAGAATTAGTGAATTAATTAATCTCACGATGGCCGACATTATTGTTGATACCAATTGGGCCACAATCAAAATTCGTGGTAAGGGAGGTAAGCTCAGACGGGTCAAGATTCCAATAGAGGTTTATTGTAAAGCGATGGATGCGCTCTATGAAGAAAGATCAAAGATCAGTAACGGAGTAATAAATCCGAACGATCCACTTTTTATCTCTTCTAGACACACTAAATTATCTCGAAGCCAGACGTGGAGGCGTTATAAAGGTGTGATAAAAGCAGCAGGTCTTCCATCTCAAATTGCGCCACACTGGTCTCGGCATAGCGCTGTTACTCATGTATTAAAGCGTGGAGCCTCATTAAAGGCGACCAGTGAAATGGCGGGACATGAGTCTATTGAGGTGACTGCCTGGTATCAGAACATCGATGACGAAACTCCACCAAGCAGCTATCTGAGCGCTGGCATTTCTGATTAG